A region from the Rhodopseudomonas julia genome encodes:
- the uraH gene encoding hydroxyisourate hydrolase → MSQGRLTTHVLDTATGRPASGLRIELFDAAGERLREMHTNDDGRCGAPLLEGADFKAGRYELLFHVGDYFRGSGVDLPDPAFLDVVPVRFGLADEEAHYHVPLLVSPYGYSTYRGS, encoded by the coding sequence ATGAGCCAAGGCCGTTTGACCACGCATGTCCTGGATACGGCCACCGGCCGTCCCGCCTCGGGCCTCAGGATCGAGCTGTTCGATGCGGCGGGCGAAAGACTCCGCGAGATGCACACGAACGATGACGGGCGCTGCGGCGCGCCGCTTCTCGAAGGCGCCGATTTCAAGGCGGGGCGCTACGAGCTTCTCTTTCACGTGGGCGATTATTTTCGCGGGAGCGGCGTCGATCTGCCCGATCCGGCCTTTCTCGACGTGGTGCCGGTGCGCTTCGGCCTCGCCGATGAAGAGGCGCATTACCATGTGCCGCTTCTCGTCTCGCCCTATGGCTATTCCACCTATCGGGGGAGCTGA
- the xdhB gene encoding xanthine dehydrogenase molybdopterin binding subunit — translation MDENLIQDRGVAGTARQARPHAAARHEGQDAIAGGVARPEPHDSGARHVSGEARYIDDMAELPGTLHIYVAMSDCAHAEIKKVDLEKVRAAHGVACVLTAADIPGENDASPVFGDDPVFADKIVEYHGQSIFAVAAETLALARAAAGRAEIVYEDRDAVITLDEALEAGADLLPPHEMRLGDCDGVLAQAPHRVSGRVRVGGQDHFYLEGQIAYALPGEDSDITVHSSTQHPSEVQHNVAKVLGLSDHAVTIEVRRMGGGFGGKESQPALFAAIAALVAAKTGRPAKLRLDRDDDMVMTGKRHDFLIDYEVGFDGEGRIAGAAFDQAMRCGYSADLSGAIADRAMFHADNAYALNAARIRSRRMKTHTVSNTAFRGFGGPQGMVATERMIEKIAFALGKDPLDIRKANFYPAAGGGITPYHMEVTDSVIAEMVEELEKSSDYRARREAVRAFNATSPMVKKGLALTPVKFGISFTTRHLNQAGALVHVYKDGSVMLNHGGTEMGQGLFVKVAQVVAEEFQIDLAKVKITSTRTDKVPNTSATAASSGSDVNGMAAQAAARTIKERLIAFAAEAYGVPREKIVFRPNRVQIGDEEMSFAELVEEAYLARISLSATGFYATPGITYDRETATGHPFFYFAYGAACSEVAIDTLTGENKVLRVDILHEVGRSLNPAVDMGQIEGGFIQGMGWLTTEELCWNGKGELTTHAPSTYKIPTANDRPDDMRIKIWEKGESQVETIYRSKAVGEPPLMLAISVFSALADAVSAASDYKVFPDLDAPATPERILFAVEDVRRQAAGETAA, via the coding sequence ATGGATGAAAACCTCATCCAGGATCGCGGCGTCGCCGGCACGGCGCGCCAGGCGAGGCCGCATGCGGCGGCGCGGCACGAGGGACAGGATGCGATTGCGGGCGGCGTTGCCCGGCCCGAGCCGCATGACAGCGGAGCCAGGCACGTCTCGGGCGAGGCCCGCTACATCGACGACATGGCCGAATTGCCGGGCACGTTGCACATCTATGTGGCGATGAGCGACTGCGCCCATGCCGAGATCAAGAAGGTGGATCTTGAAAAGGTGCGTGCCGCCCATGGCGTCGCCTGCGTGCTGACGGCCGCCGACATTCCGGGTGAAAACGATGCAAGCCCGGTCTTCGGCGACGATCCGGTCTTTGCCGACAAGATCGTCGAATATCACGGCCAGTCGATTTTTGCGGTCGCGGCCGAGACGCTGGCGCTGGCGCGTGCAGCGGCCGGCAGAGCGGAGATCGTCTACGAGGACCGCGACGCGGTGATCACGCTCGACGAGGCGCTCGAAGCCGGTGCGGATCTTCTGCCGCCGCACGAAATGCGGCTCGGCGATTGCGACGGCGTGCTCGCACAAGCTCCACACAGAGTTTCAGGCCGCGTGCGCGTCGGCGGCCAGGATCATTTCTATCTCGAAGGTCAGATCGCCTATGCGCTGCCGGGCGAGGATAGCGACATCACCGTGCATTCCTCCACCCAGCATCCGAGCGAAGTGCAGCACAACGTGGCGAAGGTGCTGGGTCTCTCCGACCATGCCGTGACGATCGAGGTCCGGCGCATGGGCGGCGGCTTCGGCGGCAAGGAAAGCCAGCCGGCGCTGTTTGCCGCGATCGCAGCACTTGTCGCAGCGAAGACCGGCAGGCCCGCCAAACTCCGCCTCGACCGCGACGACGACATGGTCATGACCGGCAAAAGGCACGATTTTCTCATCGATTACGAGGTGGGCTTCGACGGCGAGGGGCGCATTGCCGGCGCGGCCTTCGACCAGGCGATGCGCTGCGGCTATTCCGCGGATCTTTCAGGCGCGATTGCCGATCGGGCGATGTTTCACGCCGACAACGCCTATGCCTTGAACGCGGCGCGCATCCGCTCGCGGCGCATGAAGACGCATACGGTGTCGAACACCGCCTTTCGCGGTTTCGGCGGGCCGCAGGGCATGGTGGCGACGGAGCGTATGATCGAGAAGATCGCCTTCGCGCTCGGCAAGGACCCGCTCGATATCCGCAAGGCGAATTTCTATCCGGCGGCGGGGGGCGGCATCACGCCCTATCATATGGAGGTGACGGACAGTGTCATCGCCGAGATGGTTGAGGAGCTCGAAAAAAGCTCCGACTACCGCGCGCGGCGTGAGGCGGTTCGCGCCTTCAACGCCACGAGCCCGATGGTGAAGAAGGGGCTCGCTCTGACGCCGGTCAAATTCGGTATTTCCTTCACGACCCGGCATCTCAACCAGGCCGGCGCCCTCGTCCATGTCTACAAGGACGGCTCCGTCATGCTCAATCATGGCGGCACGGAGATGGGGCAGGGGCTCTTCGTCAAGGTCGCGCAGGTGGTGGCGGAGGAGTTCCAGATCGACCTTGCGAAGGTGAAGATCACTTCAACGCGCACCGACAAGGTGCCGAACACCTCGGCGACGGCGGCCTCCTCCGGCTCTGATGTCAATGGCATGGCGGCGCAGGCGGCGGCCCGCACCATCAAGGAGCGGCTGATCGCCTTTGCGGCCGAGGCGTACGGGGTGCCGCGCGAAAAAATCGTCTTTCGGCCGAACCGGGTTCAGATCGGCGACGAGGAGATGAGCTTCGCCGAACTCGTGGAAGAGGCCTATCTCGCCCGCATCTCGCTGTCGGCGACGGGCTTCTATGCAACGCCCGGCATCACCTATGACCGCGAGACGGCGACGGGCCACCCCTTCTTCTATTTCGCCTATGGCGCTGCCTGTTCGGAGGTCGCGATCGACACGTTGACCGGCGAGAACAAGGTCTTGCGCGTCGATATCCTTCATGAGGTCGGCCGCTCGCTCAATCCGGCCGTCGATATGGGCCAGATCGAAGGCGGCTTCATTCAAGGCATGGGCTGGTTGACGACGGAGGAGCTCTGCTGGAACGGCAAAGGCGAGCTCACCACGCATGCGCCCTCGACCTATAAGATCCCGACGGCGAACGATCGCCCGGACGATATGCGCATCAAGATCTGGGAGAAGGGCGAGAGCCAGGTGGAGACGATTTATCGCTCCAAGGCCGTCGGCGAGCCGCCCTTGATGCTGGCGATTTCCGTTTTCTCGGCACTCGCGGACGCGGTTTCGGCGGCCTCCGATTACAAGGTCTTCCCTGATCTCGACGCGCCGGCGACGCCTGAACGCATTCTCTTTGCCGTGGAAGATGTGCGCCGGCAGGCGGCGGGAGAGACGGCCGCATGA
- the xdhC gene encoding xanthine dehydrogenase accessory protein XdhC produces MSGLGPKMRAALDEGRPAILVEVDEAKGSTPRDAGAAMLVTEADFAGTIGGGVLEYEALAEARRMLAGERGSEERDVPLGPDLGQCCGGRVGLSFRRVDRQLAADIEAREAAERASCRSVFVFGAGHVGRALAAALAPLPFHTTIVDPREEMLAALPEGVETFWTALLEAVIAEAPAGSAAVIATHSHALDFAVAYAALKRGDFAYTGMIGSKTKRAQFERWACGEGLARANVDRLILPIGSRTLKDKRPPVIAALVAAEVTVCLLEKRPSVQADEIATRTCRERHGDGRHTATARA; encoded by the coding sequence ATGAGCGGGCTCGGCCCCAAGATGCGCGCCGCGCTCGACGAAGGCCGGCCGGCGATCCTCGTCGAAGTCGACGAGGCGAAAGGTTCAACGCCGCGCGACGCGGGGGCGGCGATGCTGGTGACGGAGGCGGATTTCGCCGGCACGATCGGCGGCGGCGTTCTGGAATATGAGGCGCTCGCCGAAGCCCGCAGGATGCTGGCGGGCGAGCGGGGCTCCGAAGAGCGTGATGTTCCGCTCGGCCCCGATCTTGGCCAGTGCTGCGGCGGTCGCGTCGGTCTTTCCTTCCGGCGCGTCGACCGGCAGCTTGCTGCGGATATCGAGGCGCGTGAGGCGGCCGAGCGTGCATCCTGCCGGAGCGTCTTCGTGTTCGGGGCGGGCCATGTCGGCCGGGCGCTCGCTGCGGCGCTGGCACCGCTCCCTTTCCACACGACCATCGTCGATCCACGCGAGGAAATGCTTGCCGCATTGCCAGAAGGCGTGGAGACCTTCTGGACGGCGCTTCTGGAGGCCGTCATCGCCGAAGCGCCGGCGGGATCGGCCGCGGTCATCGCCACGCACAGCCATGCGCTCGATTTTGCCGTCGCCTATGCCGCACTGAAACGCGGCGATTTTGCCTATACCGGAATGATCGGATCGAAAACGAAACGGGCACAGTTCGAGCGCTGGGCTTGCGGGGAAGGCCTCGCGCGCGCCAATGTGGACCGGCTGATCCTGCCGATCGGAAGCAGAACCTTGAAGGACAAGAGGCCGCCTGTGATTGCCGCGCTCGTCGCGGCGGAGGTGACGGTCTGCTTGTTGGAAAAACGGCCATCCGTGCAGGCGGATGAGATAGCCACACGGACATGCAGGGAAAGACATGGCGACGGAAGGCACACCGCCACGGCTCGCGCTTGA
- the xdhA gene encoding xanthine dehydrogenase small subunit, which yields MGKAICFLLGDEPRRVTDRPPTETILEYLRREERLPGTKEGCAEGDCGACTVVLGEPDETGGMAYRSVNSCIQFLPSLHGRQLLTVEHLKRDDGSLHPVQQAMVEHHGSQCGFCTPGFVMQLYAGFLTGEAASRQEVKDWIAGNLCRCTGYGPIIDAGVTALKDGGHGRGTERPEAAETAAKLRALDNGAMLRISYRDETGREQRWFTPRSIDELAVTYSGYPEAVLVAGATDVGLWVTKKRRFLQTVIDVTRVEELQEISDTADALSFGAAVSHRRAAERLGVLHADLGELMRRFASVQIRNTGTVGGNIANGSPIGDLPPALMALGCRLYLRRRDESRNLPLEDFFLAYGRQDRRRGEFVEKLVIDKLPENARFGCYKISKRFDQDISAVMGAFRVDLDDEKIVAARLAFGGMAATPKRAAKAEAALIGERFGDTAFQKAAAALAEDFTPLDDMRASAAYRLKVAQNLLLRFSMDRTGDGERVHSVLELA from the coding sequence ATGGGCAAGGCGATCTGCTTTCTTCTCGGCGACGAGCCTCGCCGTGTCACGGATCGCCCGCCGACGGAGACGATCCTCGAATATCTGCGCCGGGAGGAGCGTCTGCCGGGCACCAAGGAAGGCTGCGCGGAGGGCGATTGCGGCGCCTGCACCGTGGTTCTGGGTGAACCGGACGAGACGGGCGGTATGGCCTATCGCAGCGTCAATTCCTGCATCCAGTTCCTGCCGTCGCTGCACGGTCGCCAGCTTCTCACCGTGGAACATCTGAAACGTGACGACGGCAGCCTCCATCCGGTGCAGCAGGCCATGGTCGAGCATCACGGCTCGCAATGCGGCTTCTGCACGCCGGGTTTCGTCATGCAACTCTATGCGGGCTTTCTGACCGGCGAGGCGGCAAGCCGCCAGGAGGTGAAGGACTGGATCGCCGGCAATCTCTGCCGCTGCACAGGGTATGGGCCGATCATCGATGCGGGCGTCACCGCGCTGAAGGATGGCGGTCATGGTCGCGGCACGGAACGGCCCGAGGCGGCGGAGACGGCTGCGAAACTCCGTGCGCTCGACAATGGCGCCATGCTGCGCATTTCGTATCGCGACGAGACGGGCCGCGAGCAGCGCTGGTTCACGCCGCGCTCCATCGACGAACTCGCCGTCACCTATTCCGGCTATCCCGAGGCCGTGCTGGTTGCGGGCGCGACCGATGTCGGGCTCTGGGTGACGAAGAAGCGGCGGTTTCTGCAGACGGTGATCGACGTCACCCGTGTCGAAGAGCTCCAGGAGATTTCCGATACGGCGGATGCGCTCTCGTTCGGCGCGGCCGTGTCGCATCGCCGGGCGGCGGAGCGGCTCGGAGTGCTCCATGCGGATCTCGGCGAGCTGATGCGTCGCTTCGCCTCCGTGCAGATCCGCAATACCGGCACGGTCGGCGGCAACATCGCCAACGGCTCGCCGATCGGCGATCTGCCGCCCGCGTTGATGGCGCTTGGGTGCCGTCTTTATCTGCGCCGGCGCGACGAAAGCCGCAACTTGCCGCTTGAAGACTTCTTCCTCGCCTATGGCCGCCAGGACCGCAGGCGCGGCGAATTCGTGGAAAAGCTGGTGATCGACAAGCTGCCGGAGAATGCACGCTTCGGCTGCTACAAGATATCCAAACGCTTCGATCAGGATATTTCCGCCGTGATGGGCGCCTTCCGTGTCGACCTCGACGACGAGAAGATCGTCGCGGCAAGGCTCGCCTTCGGCGGCATGGCGGCCACGCCCAAACGCGCGGCGAAGGCCGAGGCGGCCCTCATCGGCGAGCGTTTCGGCGACACCGCGTTTCAGAAGGCCGCCGCGGCCCTTGCGGAGGATTTCACGCCGCTTGACGATATGCGCGCCTCCGCCGCCTACCGGTTGAAAGTGGCGCAGAATTTGCTCCTCCGGTTTTCCATGGATCGAACCGGTGACGGAGAGCGCGTGCACAGCGTCCTGGAGCTTGCCTGA